One genomic segment of Paraburkholderia phymatum STM815 includes these proteins:
- a CDS encoding NAD-dependent succinate-semialdehyde dehydrogenase produces the protein MLLGHPVLFKSLCYIDGRWVHSETASTIAVQNPADQEVIGHVPMLERQQITEAVTSAQKAFETWRWVPVAKRAALLLRWHELVLRHRNDLAGILALEQGKPLAEAQGEIAYGASFIEWFAHEGKRLNGRTIPTHIDGAHLGTMMEPVGVAALITPWNFPNAMITRKAAAALAAGCTVVVKPAHETPFSALALAQLAEEAGFPPGVFNVVLGEPQMAMETLVRDPRVRTVSFTGSTRVGGLVMQAAAQSGIKKTALELGGNAPFIVTEDTDLEQAVRVAVAAKFQTSGQDCCAANRILVARAVYDTFVERYAQAVRALKVGAAFEPGSEVGPLMHQAAFDSTQQRVEDARAKGARILTGGTPHARGGWFFEPTVIADAAKGMRVYDEENFAPISAVSPFDTLQEAIARANDTEHGLAAYLCAKDLNTVFQVIRQLDFAMVSVNGAKFTGAPIPFGGMKASGLGREGGLEGFDAFVETRYFCLGQLGLPIADAVASVHRPLAA, from the coding sequence ATGCTGCTAGGTCATCCCGTTCTGTTCAAGTCCCTGTGTTACATAGACGGCCGCTGGGTCCACAGCGAGACAGCGTCCACGATAGCGGTGCAGAACCCCGCGGACCAGGAGGTGATCGGTCACGTCCCGATGCTGGAGCGTCAGCAAATCACCGAAGCAGTAACGTCAGCACAAAAAGCATTTGAAACATGGCGCTGGGTGCCGGTAGCAAAACGCGCGGCGTTACTGCTGCGCTGGCACGAGCTCGTGTTGCGTCATCGTAACGATCTGGCAGGCATACTCGCCCTCGAGCAAGGCAAACCGCTCGCCGAAGCACAAGGCGAGATCGCTTATGGCGCGAGCTTCATCGAATGGTTCGCGCACGAAGGCAAGCGCCTGAATGGCCGCACCATTCCGACTCACATCGACGGCGCCCATCTCGGCACGATGATGGAACCCGTCGGTGTCGCTGCATTGATCACGCCGTGGAATTTCCCCAACGCGATGATCACGCGCAAGGCGGCGGCCGCGCTGGCAGCCGGTTGCACAGTCGTCGTGAAGCCTGCGCACGAGACGCCGTTTTCCGCTCTGGCACTTGCTCAACTCGCGGAAGAAGCCGGCTTCCCGCCCGGCGTATTCAATGTCGTGCTCGGCGAGCCGCAAATGGCGATGGAAACGCTGGTGCGCGATCCGCGTGTACGCACCGTGAGCTTCACGGGTTCGACGCGTGTGGGTGGCCTCGTCATGCAGGCCGCCGCGCAAAGCGGCATCAAGAAGACGGCGCTCGAACTCGGCGGCAATGCGCCGTTCATCGTGACGGAAGATACCGATCTCGAACAGGCGGTGCGCGTTGCCGTCGCCGCAAAGTTTCAGACGTCGGGGCAGGACTGTTGCGCCGCGAATCGCATTCTCGTTGCACGGGCCGTATACGACACGTTCGTCGAACGATATGCGCAGGCCGTGCGTGCGTTGAAAGTGGGCGCGGCATTCGAGCCCGGCAGCGAAGTCGGGCCGCTGATGCATCAGGCCGCATTCGATTCGACACAACAGCGCGTCGAAGATGCCCGCGCCAAAGGCGCGCGTATTCTCACGGGCGGCACGCCGCATGCTCGTGGTGGATGGTTCTTCGAGCCGACCGTGATCGCCGATGCCGCAAAAGGCATGCGCGTCTACGACGAAGAGAACTTTGCGCCCATCTCAGCCGTGTCGCCGTTCGACACGCTCCAGGAAGCGATCGCGCGCGCCAACGACACGGAGCACGGTCTCGCCGCCTATCTGTGCGCAAAAGACCTGAACACGGTCTTTCAGGTGATACGCCAGTTGGACTTCGCGATGGTCTCCGTGAACGGCGCGAAGTTCACTGGCGCGCCGATCCCATTCGGCGGAATGAAGGCATCGGGTCTCGGCCGCGAAGGCGGGCTTGAAGGCTTCGATGCCTTCGTTGAAACCCGTTATTTCTGTCTCGGTCAGCTGGGCTTGCCTATCGCCGACGCTGTCGCTTCCGTTCACCGGCCGCTTGCCGCGTGA
- a CDS encoding Lrp/AsnC family transcriptional regulator yields the protein MKLDRYDLAILRILAGDGRITKSRLAEEVNLSISPAWERVKRLEESGVIRGYRTDIDWTKAFKGSRIIVEVTLARHTAQDMRRFEERVLAAEEVTQCHATGGGVDYVLHVVSRDIDHYQRFIDALLTEEIGIERYFTYVVTKVVKDGGEGFPEWEA from the coding sequence ATGAAACTCGATCGCTACGATCTTGCCATCCTTCGCATCCTTGCGGGGGACGGACGCATTACGAAGTCGCGTCTCGCCGAGGAAGTGAATCTCTCTATCTCGCCGGCGTGGGAGCGTGTGAAGCGGCTTGAAGAGAGTGGTGTGATTCGTGGTTATCGGACAGACATTGATTGGACTAAAGCATTCAAGGGTAGCCGCATTATCGTCGAAGTGACGCTGGCGAGGCATACCGCTCAGGATATGCGGCGCTTCGAGGAGCGGGTTTTAGCTGCTGAAGAAGTGACGCAGTGCCATGCCACCGGCGGGGGCGTTGATTATGTGCTCCATGTGGTGTCTCGTGATATCGATCACTATCAGCGGTTTATCGATGCTTTGCTTACCGAAGAGATTGGGATTGAGCGTTATTTCACTTATGTGGTGACGAAGGTAGTGAAGGATGGCGGCGAAGGGTTTCCCGAGTGGGAGGCGTGA
- the doeB gene encoding N(2)-acetyl-L-2,4-diaminobutanoate deacetylase DoeB: MRASPISASVDFNADGEQHGFLKLPHSHDASAWGAVMIPITVIRNGEGPTALLTGGNHGDEYEGPIALSKLASTLKARDVKGRVIVVPFMNYPAFRAGSRTSPIDRGNLNRAFPGKPDGTVTEKIADYFQRYLLPLADYVLDLHAGGRTLDFVPFAAVHVLDDAKQQARCEAAMRAFGAPYSMRMLELDSVGLFDTAVEEAGKVFVSTELGGGGTATVQSIAVTERGVRGFLANAGVLSLRDGVGDVARTTTLLDMPDASCYTTSEHDGLLELCKDLGDSVEAGDVIARVHDMTRTGADPVEYRAKRSGLLAARHFPGLVHIGDTVAVVADIVERGIPVSDLAKR; the protein is encoded by the coding sequence ATGCGGGCATCACCCATTTCGGCCTCGGTCGATTTCAACGCAGACGGCGAACAGCACGGCTTCCTCAAGCTGCCGCATTCGCACGACGCATCGGCCTGGGGCGCCGTGATGATCCCCATCACGGTGATTCGCAACGGCGAAGGCCCGACGGCACTGCTGACGGGCGGCAATCACGGCGACGAGTACGAAGGGCCTATCGCGTTGTCGAAGCTTGCGTCGACGTTGAAGGCGCGCGACGTAAAAGGGCGCGTGATCGTCGTGCCGTTCATGAACTACCCGGCGTTTCGTGCGGGCAGCCGCACGTCGCCGATCGATCGCGGCAATCTCAATCGGGCGTTTCCGGGGAAACCTGACGGCACGGTCACTGAGAAGATCGCCGACTACTTTCAGCGCTATCTGCTGCCGCTCGCGGACTATGTACTCGATCTGCACGCGGGCGGCCGCACCCTCGATTTCGTGCCGTTCGCCGCCGTGCATGTGCTGGACGACGCGAAGCAGCAGGCGCGTTGCGAAGCGGCGATGCGCGCGTTCGGCGCACCGTATTCGATGCGGATGCTCGAACTGGATAGCGTCGGCTTGTTCGACACGGCCGTCGAGGAAGCGGGCAAGGTATTTGTATCGACGGAACTGGGCGGCGGCGGCACGGCGACGGTGCAGAGCATTGCTGTGACTGAGCGGGGTGTGCGCGGCTTTCTCGCGAACGCGGGTGTTTTGTCGTTACGCGACGGCGTCGGCGATGTAGCGCGCACGACCACCTTGCTCGATATGCCGGACGCCAGCTGTTATACGACGAGCGAGCACGACGGGTTGCTAGAACTTTGCAAGGACCTTGGAGACAGTGTCGAAGCGGGCGATGTGATTGCGCGCGTGCACGACATGACACGCACTGGGGCGGACCCCGTCGAATACCGGGCGAAACGCAGTGGATTGCTTGCGGCGCGCCATTTTCCGGGTCTGGTGCATATCGGCGATACGGTGGCCGTGGTGGCCGATATCGTCGAACGTGGCATTCCCGTTTCTGATCTGGCGAAGCGTTAG
- the doeA gene encoding ectoine hydrolase DoeA (DoeA (degradation of ectoine A) is also called EutD (ectoine utilization D).) has product MSNTSQPAVTPVVRLPFDRSEYDARIAKTRRAMEKAQIDLLIVTDPTNMAWLTGYDGWSFYVHQCVLLALDGEPVWYGRGQDANGALRTVFMKRENIVGYPDHYVQSTERHPMDYLAREVIQARGWQAHRIGVEMDNYYFSAAAYASLQRNLPQATWRDATALVNWQRAVKSPREIEYMRIAARIVEKMHAHIVERIEPGMRKNDLVAEIYSAGVTGVDGYGGDYPAIVPLLPTGADAAAPHLTWDDTPFANNAGTFFEIAGCFKRYHCPQSRTVYLGKPPKHFIDAEKAVVEGIEMGLAAAKPGNTCEDIANAFFAVLRKSGIEKNSRCGYPIGASYPPDWGERTMSLRPGDKTVLEPGMTFHFMPGLWLDDWGLEITESILITESGVETFCNTPRKLFVKE; this is encoded by the coding sequence ATGTCAAACACATCTCAACCGGCAGTGACGCCCGTCGTCCGCCTGCCGTTCGATCGCAGCGAGTACGACGCGCGCATCGCGAAGACGCGGCGCGCAATGGAGAAAGCCCAGATCGATCTGCTGATCGTGACGGATCCGACCAACATGGCCTGGCTCACGGGCTACGACGGCTGGTCGTTCTATGTACATCAATGCGTGCTGCTGGCGCTCGATGGCGAGCCCGTCTGGTACGGCCGCGGGCAGGATGCAAACGGCGCGCTGCGCACTGTGTTCATGAAGCGCGAGAACATCGTCGGCTATCCGGATCACTACGTGCAGTCCACCGAGCGTCATCCGATGGATTATCTCGCGCGTGAAGTGATCCAGGCGCGTGGCTGGCAGGCGCACCGCATTGGCGTCGAAATGGACAACTACTATTTCAGCGCCGCCGCTTATGCGTCGTTGCAACGCAACCTTCCACAGGCAACGTGGCGAGATGCGACGGCGCTCGTCAACTGGCAGCGTGCCGTGAAGTCGCCGCGTGAGATCGAGTACATGCGCATTGCCGCGCGCATCGTCGAGAAGATGCATGCGCATATCGTCGAGCGGATCGAGCCGGGCATGCGCAAGAACGACCTTGTGGCGGAGATCTATTCGGCGGGCGTGACGGGTGTGGACGGATATGGCGGCGACTATCCCGCCATCGTGCCGCTGCTGCCGACGGGCGCCGACGCGGCGGCGCCGCATCTCACGTGGGATGACACGCCGTTTGCAAATAACGCGGGCACCTTCTTCGAAATCGCGGGTTGCTTCAAGCGCTACCACTGCCCGCAGTCGCGCACCGTCTATCTCGGCAAGCCGCCGAAGCATTTCATCGATGCGGAAAAGGCCGTTGTCGAGGGCATCGAAATGGGTCTCGCAGCCGCGAAGCCGGGCAATACCTGCGAAGACATTGCCAATGCGTTTTTTGCGGTGCTGCGCAAATCGGGCATTGAGAAGAACAGCCGCTGCGGTTATCCGATCGGTGCGAGCTATCCGCCCGACTGGGGCGAGCGCACGATGAGCTTGCGTCCCGGGGACAAGACGGTCCTCGAGCCGGGCATGACGTTCCATTTCATGCCTGGCCTGTGGCTCGATGACTGGGGGCTCGAAATTACCGAGAGCATCCTGATAACGGAGTCGGGCGTCGAGACATTCTGCAACACGCCGCGCAAGCTGTTCGTGAAGGAGTAG
- a CDS encoding cyclodeaminase, which produces MTAITLLGEAQLRELVPLDLAAIDQIEAAFLSLATEAVAMPPILRLDLPEHRGEVDVKTAYLPRFDSFAIKVSPGFFDNPKLGLPSLNGLMLVLSTKTGLTEAVLLDNGYLTAVRTAAAGAVAARWLAKQHAPNVAVIGAGEQARLQLRALTMVRKVERVTVWARNRTSAEKFAAEMSAQLHIACEVARDVHHALAQADIAITTTPSTEPLVHAEDLHAGLHITAMGSDAEHKNEIAPQALAAARYVCDRVTQTRVLGELHHALEAGAVDAGAQHTELGQIIAGQVRCRTSDNDVTLCDLTGTGAQDTAIATLAVARARAANAGTIFRNDMKR; this is translated from the coding sequence ATGACGGCCATTACCCTGCTCGGCGAGGCGCAACTGCGGGAACTCGTGCCGCTCGATCTTGCCGCGATCGACCAGATCGAAGCCGCGTTTCTGTCGCTCGCTACAGAAGCCGTCGCGATGCCACCCATCTTGCGGCTCGACCTGCCCGAGCATCGCGGCGAAGTCGATGTGAAGACTGCGTATCTGCCGCGCTTCGACAGCTTTGCTATCAAGGTGAGCCCAGGATTCTTCGATAACCCGAAGCTCGGGCTGCCGAGCCTGAATGGCCTGATGCTCGTGCTGTCGACGAAAACAGGGCTCACGGAAGCCGTGTTGCTCGACAACGGATATCTGACGGCCGTGCGCACGGCGGCGGCGGGCGCCGTTGCCGCGCGCTGGCTCGCGAAACAGCATGCGCCGAATGTCGCCGTGATTGGCGCAGGCGAACAGGCACGACTGCAATTACGCGCGCTGACGATGGTGCGAAAAGTTGAGCGCGTCACAGTGTGGGCGCGCAATCGCACGAGCGCAGAGAAGTTTGCTGCGGAGATGTCAGCGCAATTGCACATCGCATGCGAAGTCGCGCGCGACGTGCATCACGCGTTAGCCCAAGCGGATATCGCGATCACGACGACGCCGAGCACCGAGCCGCTGGTTCATGCGGAGGACTTGCATGCCGGCCTGCACATCACCGCAATGGGCTCGGATGCAGAGCACAAGAACGAGATCGCACCGCAAGCACTGGCAGCGGCGCGCTATGTGTGCGACCGCGTCACGCAGACGCGCGTGCTGGGCGAACTGCATCACGCGCTGGAAGCGGGTGCCGTCGATGCAGGCGCACAACACACAGAACTAGGACAGATCATCGCAGGACAAGTCCGATGCCGCACGAGCGACAACGACGTGACGCTGTGCGACCTCACGGGCACGGGCGCGCAGGACACGGCAATCGCGACACTCGCGGTCGCGCGTGCACGCGCGGCCAACGCAGGGACCATTTTCCGCAACGACATGAAGCGCTGA
- the eutB gene encoding hydroxyectoine utilization dehydratase EutB gives MSDLSLADVYRARRRIEGRVLRTPLVASSVLSALANAPVYLKLETVQPTGSFKLRGATNALMRLAEAGCTRVVTASTGNHGRAVAHAARALGIEAVVCMSSLVPSNKVEAVRALGAHAHIVGKSQDDAQHEAQRLVREEGYAYVPPFDHLEVIAGQATIGIEIIEDLPDVEQIVVPLSGGGLFAGVAFAAKRIAPSVRLAGVTMERGAAMHASLAAGKPVLVDEVETLADSLGGGIGLDNQHTFSLTRQLIDDVVLVDEASIVRGIVHAYEEEHLVLEGAAAVGIAALLAGRLGDPSAPRGPIVLIVTGANIDMNQHRRIVGKATQGATA, from the coding sequence ATGTCCGACCTCTCGCTTGCCGATGTCTATCGCGCCCGGCGCCGTATCGAAGGGCGCGTGCTGCGCACGCCGCTCGTCGCGTCGTCCGTCTTGTCGGCGCTCGCGAACGCCCCCGTCTATCTGAAACTCGAAACCGTCCAGCCGACAGGCAGCTTCAAACTGCGCGGCGCGACCAATGCGCTCATGCGTCTGGCCGAAGCGGGCTGCACGCGCGTCGTCACGGCATCGACGGGCAATCATGGGCGCGCCGTCGCTCACGCAGCGCGCGCGCTCGGCATCGAGGCGGTCGTGTGCATGTCGTCGCTTGTGCCGTCCAACAAGGTCGAAGCTGTGCGCGCGCTCGGCGCACATGCGCACATCGTCGGCAAGAGCCAGGACGATGCGCAGCATGAAGCACAACGTCTCGTGCGCGAAGAAGGCTATGCGTACGTGCCGCCTTTCGATCATCTCGAGGTGATCGCTGGACAAGCGACCATCGGCATCGAAATCATCGAGGACTTACCAGACGTCGAGCAGATCGTCGTGCCGCTGTCGGGCGGCGGGCTCTTCGCAGGCGTTGCGTTTGCCGCGAAGCGGATAGCACCTTCGGTGCGTCTGGCGGGCGTGACGATGGAGCGCGGCGCCGCGATGCATGCAAGCCTCGCGGCCGGCAAGCCCGTGCTCGTCGATGAAGTGGAAACGCTCGCCGATTCGCTGGGCGGCGGCATCGGGCTCGATAACCAGCACACTTTTTCGCTGACGCGTCAGTTAATCGACGACGTCGTACTGGTCGACGAGGCATCGATTGTGCGCGGCATCGTGCACGCATACGAAGAAGAGCATCTGGTGCTGGAAGGGGCTGCCGCCGTCGGCATTGCGGCGCTGCTCGCGGGACGGCTCGGTGATCCATCCGCGCCGCGCGGTCCGATCGTGCTGATCGTGACGGGCGCCAATATCGATATGAACCAGCACCGCCGCATCGTCGGCAAGGCCACACAAGGAGCAACGGCATGA
- the ehuR gene encoding MocR-like ectoine utilization transcription factor EhuR, with translation MIEHWREAVGAVHGVESKYKRLVKAIASDIESESLRAGARLPPQRDVASELAISVQTVTNAYKELERQGLIRCEVGRGSFVAERVTETMSNYMLDTAERSVVDFSIARIIHTPEHDAMWRKVCATLSKIEDQPWIRAFRPIAGFEHHRQAGIAWLQSMGMPASMDTLLVTNGAAHAIFLALASLVGPGDTVLCESLTDHGVIGSANVLGFTLKGLEIDEYGIHPEHFEEMCDSERITALVCTPTLNNPTVALMPESRRRSIARIAARYGVFVIEDDVYGPLPATRPAPISSHIPDLSFYCTSMSKSVLAGLRIGYMTTPRRLALRAESVLRVSSWMATSPMAEVATRWINDGTATRLVEMQRGRLAVRQALAQDVLGPYVLGSHPQALSVWLRVPDHWQAERLVRELRNRNIAVTSPDPFLVRGAERPNAVRLCVGAEVSDEVYEDALRTMRDVFEQYPQVHDFG, from the coding sequence GTGATCGAACATTGGCGGGAAGCGGTCGGCGCGGTGCATGGCGTCGAGTCGAAATACAAGAGACTGGTCAAGGCGATTGCCAGCGACATCGAAAGCGAGTCGCTGCGCGCCGGCGCGCGTCTGCCGCCGCAGCGCGACGTCGCGTCGGAACTCGCGATCAGCGTGCAGACGGTCACGAACGCTTACAAGGAACTGGAACGTCAAGGGCTGATCCGCTGTGAAGTGGGGCGCGGCAGCTTCGTGGCCGAGCGTGTCACGGAGACGATGTCCAACTACATGCTCGATACGGCGGAACGGTCCGTGGTCGACTTTTCGATTGCGCGAATCATCCACACGCCCGAACACGACGCGATGTGGCGCAAGGTCTGCGCAACGCTCTCGAAGATCGAAGACCAGCCGTGGATACGCGCATTCAGGCCGATTGCGGGCTTCGAGCATCATCGCCAGGCGGGCATCGCGTGGCTGCAGTCGATGGGCATGCCTGCTTCGATGGATACGCTGCTCGTCACGAATGGCGCCGCGCACGCAATCTTTCTCGCGCTTGCATCGCTCGTCGGTCCCGGCGATACGGTGCTGTGTGAAAGCTTGACCGATCACGGCGTCATTGGCTCCGCGAATGTCCTGGGGTTTACGTTGAAGGGACTCGAGATCGACGAGTACGGCATTCATCCCGAGCACTTCGAAGAGATGTGCGACAGCGAGCGCATCACGGCCCTCGTTTGCACGCCGACGCTGAACAATCCGACTGTCGCGCTGATGCCCGAATCGCGGCGGCGCTCCATTGCGCGCATCGCGGCGCGCTACGGCGTGTTCGTGATCGAAGACGATGTGTATGGCCCTTTGCCCGCTACGCGTCCCGCGCCGATTTCGAGCCATATCCCCGATCTGTCCTTTTATTGCACGAGCATGTCGAAGTCGGTGCTGGCGGGTTTGCGCATCGGCTATATGACGACGCCACGCCGTCTCGCGCTGCGTGCGGAAAGCGTACTGCGTGTCAGCAGCTGGATGGCGACTTCGCCGATGGCGGAGGTCGCGACACGCTGGATCAACGACGGCACGGCCACGCGTCTTGTCGAGATGCAGCGCGGACGGCTCGCTGTGCGCCAGGCGCTTGCGCAAGACGTGCTCGGCCCATATGTGCTCGGCTCGCATCCGCAGGCGCTATCCGTCTGGCTGCGTGTGCCGGATCACTGGCAAGCCGAGCGGCTCGTGCGCGAGCTGCGCAACCGGAACATTGCGGTGACGTCGCCCGATCCGTTTCTCGTGCGCGGCGCCGAACGTCCCAATGCCGTGCGGCTTTGCGTGGGCGCGGAAGTGAGCGACGAAGTATACGAGGACGCACTCCGAACGATGCGCGATGTGTTCGAGCAATATCCGCAGGTGCATGACTTCGGTTGA
- the ehuB gene encoding ectoine/hydroxyectoine ABC transporter substrate-binding protein EhuB, translated as MKSKRTSVMLGAFCLAAAGLTMHTQFASAETTLQRIQRTGEVRIGYANEAPFAYTQPDGKVTGESPEISRKIFEKLGVKKVDAVLTEWGSLIPGLRAGRFDVIAAGMYITPERCKQVAFADPQYQIQDTLLVMKGNPKNLHSYGDIAKQPDIKLAVMSGAVEVANSRDAGVKDGQLLQVPDTTAQLQAVRTRRADAAAGTALTMKGLASKDAGQVETVSTFKDDPKHTGYGALAFRPEDTDLRDAVNKQLHQWLGTPDHLATVEPFGFDKTNLTTKTAADICGK; from the coding sequence ATGAAATCGAAGCGCACGTCAGTCATGCTCGGCGCCTTCTGCCTCGCGGCAGCCGGTCTCACCATGCACACCCAGTTCGCGTCGGCTGAAACGACGTTGCAGCGCATCCAGCGCACCGGCGAGGTGCGCATCGGCTACGCGAACGAAGCACCCTTCGCTTACACGCAGCCCGATGGCAAGGTAACGGGCGAATCGCCGGAAATCTCGCGCAAGATATTCGAGAAACTCGGCGTGAAGAAAGTCGATGCCGTATTGACAGAGTGGGGCTCGCTGATTCCGGGCCTGCGCGCGGGCCGTTTCGACGTGATCGCGGCGGGCATGTACATCACACCCGAGCGCTGCAAGCAGGTCGCATTCGCCGACCCGCAATATCAGATCCAGGACACGCTGCTCGTGATGAAAGGCAATCCGAAGAATCTGCACAGCTATGGCGATATTGCGAAGCAGCCGGACATCAAGCTCGCGGTGATGTCGGGCGCCGTCGAAGTCGCCAATTCGCGCGATGCGGGCGTCAAGGACGGGCAGTTGTTGCAGGTGCCCGATACGACGGCCCAATTGCAGGCTGTGCGCACGCGCCGCGCCGATGCCGCAGCCGGCACGGCGCTCACCATGAAGGGCCTCGCATCGAAGGACGCGGGCCAGGTGGAAACGGTCTCGACCTTCAAGGATGATCCGAAACATACGGGCTATGGCGCGCTCGCGTTCCGGCCTGAAGACACGGATCTGCGCGATGCCGTGAACAAGCAGTTGCATCAATGGCTCGGCACGCCCGATCACCTCGCGACGGTCGAACCGTTCGGCTTCGACAAGACGAACCTGACTACGAAGACAGCCGCGGATATTTGCGGCAAGTAA
- the ehuC gene encoding ectoine/hydroxyectoine ABC transporter permease subunit EhuC yields the protein MRELFPLLLQGTIVTIEIAAFGTLLAIAMAFVATAAKLAPWAPVRWVGNVYVEVFRGTSLLVQLFWFFFVLPLPPFRIELTPFTVAIVGLGLHYGAYGSEILRGALRSVPGGQFEAAVALNMSAFTRMRRIVLPQAMINALPPATNLMIELLKGTSLVSLITLSDLTFRARQLDEATFKTAEIFCLTLIIYFVLAQLLATLMRHFERRVSHGIIAHTTRKAAP from the coding sequence ATGCGTGAACTGTTTCCCCTGCTGCTTCAAGGCACCATCGTCACGATCGAGATTGCCGCATTTGGCACGCTGCTCGCCATCGCGATGGCATTCGTCGCCACGGCCGCCAAGCTCGCACCCTGGGCGCCCGTGCGCTGGGTGGGCAACGTGTATGTCGAAGTCTTTCGCGGCACATCGCTGCTCGTGCAGCTCTTCTGGTTCTTTTTCGTGCTGCCGCTGCCGCCGTTCAGAATCGAACTGACGCCGTTCACGGTGGCTATCGTCGGGCTGGGTCTGCATTACGGCGCCTATGGTTCGGAGATCTTGCGCGGCGCACTGCGCTCGGTGCCGGGCGGTCAATTCGAAGCCGCCGTCGCATTGAACATGTCGGCTTTCACTCGCATGCGCCGCATCGTGTTACCGCAGGCGATGATCAACGCATTGCCGCCCGCGACGAACCTGATGATCGAACTGTTGAAGGGCACGTCTCTCGTCTCGCTGATCACACTGTCGGACCTCACGTTCCGCGCACGCCAGCTCGACGAAGCGACGTTCAAGACGGCCGAGATCTTCTGCCTCACGCTCATCATCTACTTCGTGCTCGCACAGTTGCTCGCCACGTTGATGCGTCATTTCGAACGGCGCGTGAGTCACGGCATCATCGCTCACACCACGCGAAAGGCGGCGCCATGA
- the ehuD gene encoding ectoine/hydroxyectoine ABC transporter permease subunit EhuD: MNHFFDLQYAARILPDLARASVYTILITLVGFSIALVLGLVFAILRRSHIKPVSRTVGFVVEFIRSTPLLIQVYVLFYVLPIYGVTMSALTAGTIGIALHYACYTSEVYRAGLNGVARGQWEAACALSLSPWRTYSGVILPQAVRPVIPALGNYLVAMFKDTPVLSAITVVELMQQAKNVGSETFRYLEPITLAGLFFLVISITFAQLVRRLEFRLRLP, from the coding sequence ATGAATCACTTCTTCGATTTGCAATACGCCGCGCGCATTCTGCCCGATCTGGCACGCGCATCTGTGTACACGATTCTGATCACGTTGGTCGGCTTTTCGATTGCACTCGTGCTCGGCCTCGTGTTCGCGATTCTCCGGCGCAGTCATATCAAGCCTGTTTCGCGCACGGTCGGATTCGTCGTCGAGTTTATCCGCAGCACGCCGCTGCTGATTCAGGTGTACGTGCTGTTCTATGTGCTTCCCATCTACGGCGTGACGATGTCAGCACTCACAGCGGGCACGATCGGCATTGCGCTGCATTATGCGTGTTATACGTCGGAGGTCTATCGCGCGGGGCTGAATGGCGTGGCGCGAGGCCAGTGGGAAGCAGCGTGCGCGTTGTCGCTGTCGCCGTGGCGCACGTATAGCGGCGTGATTCTGCCGCAGGCCGTTCGGCCCGTGATTCCTGCGCTCGGCAATTACCTCGTCGCGATGTTCAAGGACACACCTGTTCTTTCGGCCATCACTGTGGTCGAACTGATGCAGCAGGCGAAGAACGTCGGTTCGGAAACGTTCCGCTACCTCGAGCCGATCACGCTCGCGGGCCTGTTCTTCCTCGTCATCAGCATTACATTCGCGCAACTCGTGCGGCGGCTGGAATTCCGCCTGAGGCTGCCATGA